GTCAGGCCGGCCTCCAGGTAACCGTCGATCTGGCGGTGCAGATGCGACCAGTCGGCGGCCAGCAGTTCTGCCGGGTCGACGCCGGGCCTGCGCCGGCGCGCCGCCGCGAGCAGATCTGCCGAAAGGGCGCCGTCGCCGACGGCGAGGCTGATCCCGAAGTGGTCGGGCTCGATGCTCCGGCCCGCGGCCTGCGCCTCGTCCTCGATGCGGCGCCGCGCGGCGGCGGCCTCGTGCGGAGTCAGGAAGCTGCCCAGCCACCCGTCGCCGAACCTGCCGACGCGGGTCAGGGCTGCCGGTGCCGATCCGCCCAGCCAGATGTCGACCAGTGAGGCGGGGACCGGCTGCACACGCGGGGAACGGACCGTGAAGTACTCCCCCTCGAACGACCGATCGCGACCGGTCAGGGCCGAGCGCAGAAGTTGCAGCGATTCATCGAACACGGCGCCCCGGCGACCATCGGGGACGACGAAGACATCCCGCTCGGCCGGCAGGGCAGAGTGCAGGCCGAAGACCGGCAGCACCCGTTTGGGTGCCAACGCCGCCAGGGACGCCAATTGTTTGGCTACCAGCACGGGGTGGCGCCCGGGCAGGATCGCAACCGAGGTCCCGACCTTCAACCGCCGCGTACGCGCCAGCGCGTAGGCCATACCGATGAACGGATCGACCGCCGGTGTGTAGACGAGTTCGGAGAACCACAGCGAGTCGACCCCGGAAGCCTCCAGGTGATCGATGATCCCGCCCAGTTCGTCGGGCCCGGTGTCGGCGCCCACCCCTACGCCGAACCGAACCTTCATCGGACGTTTCCCATGTCATCCATATTGGCCGTAACACTCCACGGGCGCCCCTTGTGCCCGGTCCTCCGGCGGTTCAGAGTGAAACAATGAGCGAACAATGGATTCAAGGGTGCTTGGTCCAGCGGATCGCGTTTCGTGATGGCCTGGTGCTCAATCTCGACGACTACAACGAACTGGTCATCTCGGTCCCGCTGGAATTGACGCTGCCGGCGACCGGTACCGACGCGTCCGAAGTGGTCTCGCTGGACCCACAGCGAATGCGCAACGAAGTTCGGCCCCTGTTCGATTTCGCGGGGCAACGATGCACGCATGCCGACTGGGAAGACAACGGCAGCCTGCACCTGAGCTTTTCCGACGGCCACCGGATTGACGTGCGGCCCGACGAAGGCCGTACGTCATGGGAGCTGTACGGCAAATACCACGGCTACGCCGCATGCCTGCCGCACGGGCGGGTCCGCGTCGTCCGCCACGATCAGGACGAAGACGGCGACGGCCTCACCCGCGAGAGCGGGTGAGGCCGTCGGACGCAGCCCGTGGGGCTACCGACCTGTATCAGCCGACACCGACCCCGATGATCGGGATCCAGACGCCGAACAGCCAAACACCCCACTGCCTGAAGCCGTTGTCCCACACCGGGTTCAAGTTGTAACCCCAGTAGTTGATGGTCGGGGGTAGCGGCCCGCCGCGCCAGTGGAACGGCGGCGGTGGACCCCAACCCCACGGTGGCGGTCCGTTGCGGTCATCCCACCAGTCGTGACGGTTGTTCGCCCACCACGGACCCTTGTCATCCCAGTGATCGCGACGGTCGAAATCGGGGCCGCGATCGGGCCCGCGACCGCGACTGTCGAAGTCACGGTCATGACCGGGCGGCCCGCCGTTGCAGAACGGGAAACAGTCGTCGTTTCCGTGCCCCGGTTTGAGCGGAGCCGGCACC
The window above is part of the Mycolicibacterium fortuitum subsp. fortuitum genome. Proteins encoded here:
- a CDS encoding TIGR03854 family LLM class F420-dependent oxidoreductase, producing MKVRFGVGVGADTGPDELGGIIDHLEASGVDSLWFSELVYTPAVDPFIGMAYALARTRRLKVGTSVAILPGRHPVLVAKQLASLAALAPKRVLPVFGLHSALPAERDVFVVPDGRRGAVFDESLQLLRSALTGRDRSFEGEYFTVRSPRVQPVPASLVDIWLGGSAPAALTRVGRFGDGWLGSFLTPHEAAAARRRIEDEAQAAGRSIEPDHFGISLAVGDGALSADLLAAARRRRPGVDPAELLAADWSHLHRQIDGYLEAGLTKFVIRFAAATDTRAFLDRFAAELLPRQN
- a CDS encoding DUF6188 family protein; the protein is MSEQWIQGCLVQRIAFRDGLVLNLDDYNELVISVPLELTLPATGTDASEVVSLDPQRMRNEVRPLFDFAGQRCTHADWEDNGSLHLSFSDGHRIDVRPDEGRTSWELYGKYHGYAACLPHGRVRVVRHDQDEDGDGLTRESG